A single region of the Triticum dicoccoides isolate Atlit2015 ecotype Zavitan chromosome 2B, WEW_v2.0, whole genome shotgun sequence genome encodes:
- the LOC119363909 gene encoding protein LONGIFOLIA 1-like isoform X1 — MPAKYLQALGEDRRPDLHRQIGCVTGILQAFDRRYPIAAHHSHKRLLPPGNALSSSPSVGEERTRYGPQIVLDKNFSKSWIENQRATSTMETSSSSCSSFSSLDGNRSTQQDLSSTDRMLFPEKPFKCSPRLKSSPESDNGPDYLLDDTLTNTPSAQSSHPTLGIRNLVKDSIYRDSRDLSARTSTMEAVANNRGDPATCLDESPSSDIQGKSKGTMDINESLRVLAKLRESSWSPSESGHQPRLSCDAPRFSYDGRESASKRREMPRLSLDIKEGPLRIREMDSRPKPNMNDTERSISFGSDKESNAEIQKEQPAASKRLPSVVAKLMGLEELPEPNDTKVISPQAPKSVQERKQEHILLPLSLSSHNEPARRQHRNLDATIRNVPNSKFPAETAPWKQERIVLPRKLPKGSKGAHGKEQPAASVYSEIEKRLNDLDFQHSNKDLRALKQILDSMQAKGLLQNKKREEASMLKLYDDDYNNQEVTDANPRLSCNTNSNQISEGAPSPSMEEEESIEEKFFKSPIVIMKPANSADLLGDADSPVVPLRGLSDLPQLRTVNSTDKRKMPKINRAAVEQRLKSSPTVPASDRRPNGRNEVMSRKQKSSSQLMTESSSRRQQLPRDNNGMLKHKNSTSPRLPQKKLDMERRSRLTIPSPEANKNQRQSVDKSHLDTVSPRSKVRRKLAQGEDGHHNVAKSRTRSLNQQGDDMSLMSDGSMSVVSELDIEVTSADRSAEVNASSFQQGNQTPLGRNPQKVKTSYDANKDLSSMDHAAAVPERPSPVSVLDYSFDQENLFRTSKTSNSPNVDDQWHPSDAKPTKLTAQSEKNKLANVASLLEKLQQLTVSKDDDEAPPVDHIAFLCETQIPDHRYVSEILLASGLLMKDLGTGLSQIQLHASGYPINPDLFLVLEQRKSGWTSKPEGVHQSRRSDDPKRAHRKLMFDAVNMLLLDKFEKETSVHATSSLTGAREVSSGQQLVKAICSEIEYLKTERSRMCQEKSSSVIPDAEILHRLEGWTTSFGQQQLPGMILEIERSIFKELVDEVVRGEAADGPQARAGRRGRRRLFA, encoded by the exons ATGCCGGCCAAGTACCTGCAGGCGCTGGGAGAGGACAGGCGGCCGGACCTGCACCGCCAGATCGGCTGCGTCACCGGGATCCTGCAGGCCTTCGACCGCCGCTACCCCATCGCCGCCCACCACTCCCACAAGAGGCTTCTCCCCCCAG GCAATGCACTGTCAAGCAGCCCGAGCGTAGGGGAAGAGCGCACCAGATACGGACCCCAGATTGTTCTC GACAAGAACTTCAGTAAAAGCTGGATCGAAAATCAAAGAGCAACGTCAACAATGGAGACCTCATCATCATCATGTTCATCGTTTTCCTCCCTTGATGGCAATAGGTCAACACAACAGGACCTATCCTCAACTGATCGAATGCTATTTCCGGAGAAACCATTCAAGTGCTCGCCGAGGCTCAAGAGCTCGCCTGAGAGTGACAATGGACCGGACTACCTCCTGGATGATACCCTCACCAACACGCCCTCAGCTCAATCCAGCCACCCGACTCTTGGTATAAGAAATCTGGTAAAGGATTCGATTTACAGAGATAGTCGTGATTTGTCAGCCAGAACTTCCACAATGGAAGCAGTGGCAAACAACCGTGGAGATCCAGCAACATGCTTGGATGAGTCCCCTAGCAGTGATATCCAAGGAAAGAGCAAGGGAACCATGGACATCAATGAGTCGCTCCGAGTGCTGGCCAAGCTCAGGGAATCCTCTTGGAGTCCATCTGAATCTGGCCACCAACCAAGGCTGTCTTGCGATGCTCCTCGGTTCTCATATGACGGGAGGGAATCGGCATCAAAACGTAGGGAGATGCCAAGATTGTCGCTGGACATCAAGGAAGGCCCTCTTAGGATCCGTGAAATGGACTCGCGGCCGAAGCCGAACATGAATGACACAGAAAGGAGTATCAGTTTTGGTTCTGATAAAGAATCCAATGCAGAGATCCAGAAAGAACAACCAGCAGCCTCTAAGCGTCTTCCAAGTGTCGTTGCAAAACTCATGGGTTTGGAAGAGTTGCCTGAGCCCAACGACACAAAGGTGATATCACCACAGGCACCCAAATCAGTTCAAGAGAGGAAGCAAGAACATATACTGCTCCCTTTGAGCCTCTCCTCGCATAATGAGCCTGCTCGTAGGCAACACAGGAATCTGGATGCAACAATCAGGAATGTTCCTAACTCTAAGTTCCCAGCTGAAACTGCACCTTGGAAGCAGGAAAGGATCGTGCTACCCAGAAAATTGCCGAAAGGGTCCAAGGGGGCTCATGGAAAAGAGCAACCTGCTGCATCAGTTTACAGTGAGATAGAGAAACGACTCAATGACCTTGATTTTCAGCACTCAAACAAGGACCTGAGGGCACTTAAGCAGATCCTGGACTCGATGCAAGCAAAAGGACTGTTGCAGAACAAGAAACGCGAGGAAGCATCAATGCTCAAGTTATATGATGATGATTACAATAACCAAGAGGTGACTGATGCTAATCCGAGACTGAGCTGTAACACAAACTCCAATCAGATATCTGAAGGGGCCCCATCGCCATCAATGGAAGAAGAAGAGAGCATTGAAGAAAAATTCTTTAAATCTCCTATTGTGATCATGAAGCCTGCAAATTCTGCAGACTTGTTGGGTGACGCAGATTCTCCTGTTGTTCCATTGAGGGGGCTCTCAGATTTACCGCAGCTGCGGACAGTCAATAGCACTGATAAAAGGAAAATGCCAAAGATCAATAGGGCAGCTGTTGAGCAACGTCTGAAATCTAGTCCAACGGTGCCTGCTTCTGATAGGAGACCAAATGGAAGAAATGAAGTGATGAGCAGGAAACAGAAGTCTAGTTCGCAGTTGATGACTGAGAGCTCATCCAGAAGACAGCAGTTACCAAGAGACAATAATGGAATGCTAAAGCATAAAAACTCCACTAGCCCCAGATTACCACAGAAAAAGCTCGACATGGAGCGAAGGTCTAGACTGACTATTCCTTCTCCTGAGGCTAACAAGAACCAAAGGCAATCTGTGGATAAGAGTCACTTGGATACAGTATCACCCAGAAGCAAAGTTAGAAGAAAGCTTGCTCAAGGTGAAGATGGCCATCATAATGTTGCAAAGAGCAGGACAAGAAGTCTTAACCAGCAAGGCGATGATATGTCTTTAATGTCGGATGGCAGTATGAGTGTTGTATCAGAGCTGGACATAGAAGTAACAAGTGCTGACAGATCTGCAGAAGTTAATGCATCGAGCTTCCAGCAAGGCAATCAAACTCCACTAGGAAGGAATCCACAAAAAGTG AAAACCTCTTATGATGCAAACAAGGACCTGTCATCTATGGATCACGCAGCAGCTGTCCCTGAGCGGCCAAGTCCAGTCTCTGTCTTGGACTATTCATTTGACCAGGAGAATTTGTTCCGTACCAGCAAGACCTCAAATTCACCTAATGTTG ATGATCAGTGGCATCCATCAGATGCAAAGCCAACAAAGCTCACTGCTCAGTCCGAGAAGAACAAGCTCGCAAATGTAGCGAGCCTTCTTGAGAAGCTCCAGCAATTGACTGTAAGCAAGGATGACGATGAGGCCCCTCCTGTGGATCACATTGCTTTCTTGTGTGAGACACAAATTCCGGACCACCGCTATGTGTCGGAGATCCTACTGGCCTCGGGCCTTCTGATGAAAGACCTGGGTACGGGCCTGTCGCAAATCCAGCTCCACGCCTCCGGCTACCCCATCAATCCTGACTTGTTCCTCGTGCTGGAGCAACGCAAGTCCGGATGGACCTCCAAACCTGAGGGCGTCCATCAAAGCAGAAGGTCCGACGACCCCAAGAGAGCTCACCGGAAGCTAATGTTCGACGCCGTGAACATGCTCCTCCTCGACAAGTTTGAGAAAGAAACCTCGGTCCATGCGACTAGCTCGCTCACCGGAGCGAGGGAGGTGTCCAGCGGTCAGCAGCTGGTGAAGGCCATCTGCTCAGAGATCGAGTACCTCAAGACGGAGAGATCACGGATGTGCCAGGAGAAGAGCAGCAGTGTGATACCTGACGCAGAGATCCTGCACAGGCTGGAAGGGTGGACGACGAGCTTCGGCCAGCAGCAGCTCCCCGGGATGATACTGGAGATCGAGAGGTCAATATTCAAGGAGCTCGTCGACGAGGTGGTTCGTGGCGAGGCTGCCGACGGGCCACAGGCAAGGGCTGGCAGGCGCGGCAGGAGGCGCCTCTTCGCTTGA
- the LOC119363909 gene encoding protein LONGIFOLIA 1-like isoform X2 encodes MPAKYLQALGEDRRPDLHRQIGCVTGILQAFDRRYPIAAHHSHKRLLPPGNALSSSPSVGEERTRYGPQIVLDKNFSKSWIENQRATSTMETSSSSCSSFSSLDGNRSTQQDLSSTDRMLFPEKPFKCSPRLKSSPESDNGPDYLLDDTLTNTPSAQSSHPTLGIRNLVKDSIYRDSRDLSARTSTMEAVANNRGDPATCLDESPSSDIQGKSKGTMDINESLRVLAKLRESSWSPSESGHQPRLSCDAPRFSYDGRESASKRREMPRLSLDIKEGPLRIREMDSRPKPNMNDTERSISFGSDKESNAEIQKEQPAASKRLPSVVAKLMGLEELPEPNDTKVISPQAPKSVQERKQEHILLPLSLSSHNEPARRQHRNLDATIRNVPNSKFPAETAPWKQERIVLPRKLPKGSKGAHGKEQPAASVYSEIEKRLNDLDFQHSNKDLRALKQILDSMQAKGLLQNKKREEASMLKLYDDDYNNQEVTDANPRLSCNTNSNQISEGAPSPSMEEEESIEEKFFKSPIVIMKPANSADLLGDADSPVVPLRGLSDLPQLRTVNSTDKRKMPKINRAAVEQRLKSSPTVPASDRRPNGRNEVMSRKQKSSSQLMTESSSRRQQLPRDNNGMLKHKNSTSPRLPQKKLDMERRSRLTIPSPEANKNQRQSVDKSHLDTVSPRSKVRRKLAQGEDGHHNVAKSRTRSLNQQGDDMSLMSDGSMSVVSELDIEVTSADRSAEVNASSFQQGNQTPLGRNPQKVKTSYDANKDLSSMDHAAAVPERPSPVSVLDYSFDQENLFRTSKTSNSPNVGTQKQPLGRVVCTRTKRARFCVRFLMISGIHQMQSQQSSLLSPRRTSSQM; translated from the exons ATGCCGGCCAAGTACCTGCAGGCGCTGGGAGAGGACAGGCGGCCGGACCTGCACCGCCAGATCGGCTGCGTCACCGGGATCCTGCAGGCCTTCGACCGCCGCTACCCCATCGCCGCCCACCACTCCCACAAGAGGCTTCTCCCCCCAG GCAATGCACTGTCAAGCAGCCCGAGCGTAGGGGAAGAGCGCACCAGATACGGACCCCAGATTGTTCTC GACAAGAACTTCAGTAAAAGCTGGATCGAAAATCAAAGAGCAACGTCAACAATGGAGACCTCATCATCATCATGTTCATCGTTTTCCTCCCTTGATGGCAATAGGTCAACACAACAGGACCTATCCTCAACTGATCGAATGCTATTTCCGGAGAAACCATTCAAGTGCTCGCCGAGGCTCAAGAGCTCGCCTGAGAGTGACAATGGACCGGACTACCTCCTGGATGATACCCTCACCAACACGCCCTCAGCTCAATCCAGCCACCCGACTCTTGGTATAAGAAATCTGGTAAAGGATTCGATTTACAGAGATAGTCGTGATTTGTCAGCCAGAACTTCCACAATGGAAGCAGTGGCAAACAACCGTGGAGATCCAGCAACATGCTTGGATGAGTCCCCTAGCAGTGATATCCAAGGAAAGAGCAAGGGAACCATGGACATCAATGAGTCGCTCCGAGTGCTGGCCAAGCTCAGGGAATCCTCTTGGAGTCCATCTGAATCTGGCCACCAACCAAGGCTGTCTTGCGATGCTCCTCGGTTCTCATATGACGGGAGGGAATCGGCATCAAAACGTAGGGAGATGCCAAGATTGTCGCTGGACATCAAGGAAGGCCCTCTTAGGATCCGTGAAATGGACTCGCGGCCGAAGCCGAACATGAATGACACAGAAAGGAGTATCAGTTTTGGTTCTGATAAAGAATCCAATGCAGAGATCCAGAAAGAACAACCAGCAGCCTCTAAGCGTCTTCCAAGTGTCGTTGCAAAACTCATGGGTTTGGAAGAGTTGCCTGAGCCCAACGACACAAAGGTGATATCACCACAGGCACCCAAATCAGTTCAAGAGAGGAAGCAAGAACATATACTGCTCCCTTTGAGCCTCTCCTCGCATAATGAGCCTGCTCGTAGGCAACACAGGAATCTGGATGCAACAATCAGGAATGTTCCTAACTCTAAGTTCCCAGCTGAAACTGCACCTTGGAAGCAGGAAAGGATCGTGCTACCCAGAAAATTGCCGAAAGGGTCCAAGGGGGCTCATGGAAAAGAGCAACCTGCTGCATCAGTTTACAGTGAGATAGAGAAACGACTCAATGACCTTGATTTTCAGCACTCAAACAAGGACCTGAGGGCACTTAAGCAGATCCTGGACTCGATGCAAGCAAAAGGACTGTTGCAGAACAAGAAACGCGAGGAAGCATCAATGCTCAAGTTATATGATGATGATTACAATAACCAAGAGGTGACTGATGCTAATCCGAGACTGAGCTGTAACACAAACTCCAATCAGATATCTGAAGGGGCCCCATCGCCATCAATGGAAGAAGAAGAGAGCATTGAAGAAAAATTCTTTAAATCTCCTATTGTGATCATGAAGCCTGCAAATTCTGCAGACTTGTTGGGTGACGCAGATTCTCCTGTTGTTCCATTGAGGGGGCTCTCAGATTTACCGCAGCTGCGGACAGTCAATAGCACTGATAAAAGGAAAATGCCAAAGATCAATAGGGCAGCTGTTGAGCAACGTCTGAAATCTAGTCCAACGGTGCCTGCTTCTGATAGGAGACCAAATGGAAGAAATGAAGTGATGAGCAGGAAACAGAAGTCTAGTTCGCAGTTGATGACTGAGAGCTCATCCAGAAGACAGCAGTTACCAAGAGACAATAATGGAATGCTAAAGCATAAAAACTCCACTAGCCCCAGATTACCACAGAAAAAGCTCGACATGGAGCGAAGGTCTAGACTGACTATTCCTTCTCCTGAGGCTAACAAGAACCAAAGGCAATCTGTGGATAAGAGTCACTTGGATACAGTATCACCCAGAAGCAAAGTTAGAAGAAAGCTTGCTCAAGGTGAAGATGGCCATCATAATGTTGCAAAGAGCAGGACAAGAAGTCTTAACCAGCAAGGCGATGATATGTCTTTAATGTCGGATGGCAGTATGAGTGTTGTATCAGAGCTGGACATAGAAGTAACAAGTGCTGACAGATCTGCAGAAGTTAATGCATCGAGCTTCCAGCAAGGCAATCAAACTCCACTAGGAAGGAATCCACAAAAAGTG AAAACCTCTTATGATGCAAACAAGGACCTGTCATCTATGGATCACGCAGCAGCTGTCCCTGAGCGGCCAAGTCCAGTCTCTGTCTTGGACTATTCATTTGACCAGGAGAATTTGTTCCGTACCAGCAAGACCTCAAATTCACCTAATGTTG GAACTCAAAAGCAGCCGCTAGGTCGTGTGGTATGCACCCGAACAAAGAGAGCAAGGTTCTGTGTTCGATTCCTG ATGATCAGTGGCATCCATCAGATGCAAAGCCAACAAAGCTCACTGCTCAGTCCGAGAAGAACAAGCTCGCAAATGTAG